A section of the Candidatus Goldiibacteriota bacterium genome encodes:
- a CDS encoding ammonium transporter yields the protein MALILAASASIFADEASMAGDIAGIAKSIDFVWLLVAAFLVFFMQAGFAMVESGLTRAKNAGNILMKNIMDFSLGSVAFFAVGFGIMFGTSHSGLFGTDNFFLSKVLPGADDSGWQYAFWLFQCVFAGTAATIVSGAMAERTKFVGYLVYSFVITLLIYPVVGHWAWGGGWLSKLGFIDFAGSTVVHSVGAWAALMGAIVLGPRIGKYDALGRPKAIKGHNIPLATLGVFILWFGWFGFNPGSTLSGNARGIGMIAMNTSLAAAAGAIVAMFFVWILFGKPDVSMTLNGALAGLVAITAPCASVSPASAIIIGAIAGIIVVLSVELLDKVLKIDDPVGAVSVHGACGVFGTLAVGLFSEVSYATLGGAAAVNGLFFGGGLAQFKIQAIGVLAVMAWVVVTALALFIIIKYTIGLRVSREEELKGLDIPEHGSEAYSGLQILD from the coding sequence ATGGCTTTAATCCTTGCGGCATCCGCCTCTATCTTCGCGGATGAAGCATCAATGGCCGGAGATATTGCGGGAATAGCAAAGTCTATAGATTTTGTATGGCTGCTTGTAGCCGCTTTCCTGGTGTTCTTTATGCAGGCGGGTTTTGCAATGGTAGAATCGGGTTTGACACGCGCTAAAAACGCGGGAAATATTCTGATGAAGAATATCATGGATTTTTCACTGGGTTCTGTGGCGTTCTTCGCGGTAGGTTTCGGTATAATGTTCGGAACCTCTCATTCGGGATTGTTTGGAACGGACAACTTTTTTCTAAGCAAAGTACTTCCCGGTGCCGATGATTCGGGATGGCAGTATGCGTTCTGGCTATTTCAGTGTGTCTTTGCTGGAACGGCGGCAACAATCGTATCAGGAGCAATGGCCGAACGTACTAAATTTGTAGGTTACCTTGTCTATTCTTTTGTAATCACCCTGTTAATTTACCCGGTAGTGGGACACTGGGCATGGGGCGGCGGATGGCTTAGCAAGCTTGGGTTCATAGATTTTGCCGGTTCCACAGTTGTTCATTCTGTCGGCGCATGGGCGGCTTTAATGGGCGCTATCGTTCTTGGGCCTAGGATAGGAAAATACGATGCGCTTGGAAGACCTAAGGCTATCAAGGGGCATAACATTCCTCTTGCCACACTTGGCGTATTCATCCTGTGGTTCGGCTGGTTCGGTTTCAATCCGGGAAGCACGCTTTCCGGCAATGCACGCGGCATCGGTATGATAGCGATGAACACATCGCTGGCAGCCGCGGCAGGCGCGATAGTGGCGATGTTTTTTGTATGGATACTGTTCGGCAAACCGGATGTTTCAATGACGTTAAATGGCGCGCTGGCAGGACTTGTAGCAATAACGGCGCCATGCGCATCGGTTTCGCCTGCAAGTGCAATAATTATCGGAGCAATAGCGGGGATCATAGTTGTGCTTTCAGTCGAACTGCTTGATAAAGTCTTAAAGATAGATGACCCGGTTGGTGCCGTATCTGTTCACGGCGCATGCGGGGTATTCGGCACTCTTGCTGTCGGGCTTTTCTCGGAAGTTTCTTATGCCACTCTTGGCGGAGCTGCAGCGGTTAACGGGCTGTTTTTTGGCGGCGGACTTGCACAGTTTAAGATACAGGCAATAGGCGTTCTTGCGGTTATGGCATGGGTTGTTGTAACAGCGCTTGCTCTCTTCATTATTATAAAGTACACGATTGGACTTAGGGTCAGCCGTGAAGAAGAATTGAAGGGCCTGGACATTCCGGAACACGGAAGCGAAGCATATTCCGGCCTTCAGATCCTGGATTGA